Genomic window (Candidatus Hydrogenedentota bacterium):
GCCGAGGTTCCTGCCTCAACAGCCTCCAAGCCGGACGAAGGCTTCAAAGAAACCACTCCCCCCGACATTGGTTTGCAGCCAGGAGTCCTTCCCCCAGTCGAAGTACAACAAGCTCCAAAGGAAGAGATTCCGAAGCCGGGCGCGCCGCCCATGCCAGAGTATTGGACCGCCGGCAAAGAGCAATTGGACAAGGAACTTGACAAGAGACAGGGCGGTGGCGGGACCGAGGCCGAAACCGGTGGAAACGCCACGGCCCCTCAGTCTTCCAACGCGCTACAAAGGACCGGATGGTCCCCGTGGAAGAGCCTTGGACAAGTCACTGCCGCATTCGCCGTCATTCTGGCGTGTATGCTCCTGATCAACTACTTCTTGGGCCGATTCGGGAAGCGAGTGCCTATGCTCGCAGGAGCTAATCTCGGTACCCTCATCGGACGTCTGTATCTCTCACCCAAAGCGTGTCTCTATTTCATCCGCGTGAAAGGGAAGGTTCTTATCGTGGGAGTCACTCCCACCTCTGTCTCGTCCGTCGCGGAAATGGATGCGTCGGAATTCGACTCTCTGCCTGCCGCCGCTCCTTCCACCATAAAGCCTGGAAGCAAGAGTGAAACCGGCAGCCCCGCCGGTGACAAGTTTCTGTCTCAGCTCAAGACATTCATGCGCGCGAATCCCCAGACTCCCAAGAGCGCACGCGAAGACGACGAAATCGCAACGCTGCGGGGCGACATCGCCCGGTTACGGCGTGAACTGAAAGAGGGAACGCAGGAGCACGGAGAATAATGAGGCGCACCCACTGCCTCAGTCGGGCTCGCTGCGGCATGGGCCTGACCCTTGTCGCAGCCTTCATGTGCGCATCCGCCGCATTTGGCCAGGCTCAGCCCGACAACTCCCTCGGCATCGATATTTTCCGCGCCGCCCAAAACGCCGTTCAGCCGGAACAGCTCTCCACCACGATGACCCTATTCCT
Coding sequences:
- a CDS encoding flagellar biosynthetic protein FliO, with translation MKKHNWLTGLLLAFALCAAVCAEDKPAPDAEVPASTASKPDEGFKETTPPDIGLQPGVLPPVEVQQAPKEEIPKPGAPPMPEYWTAGKEQLDKELDKRQGGGGTEAETGGNATAPQSSNALQRTGWSPWKSLGQVTAAFAVILACMLLINYFLGRFGKRVPMLAGANLGTLIGRLYLSPKACLYFIRVKGKVLIVGVTPTSVSSVAEMDASEFDSLPAAAPSTIKPGSKSETGSPAGDKFLSQLKTFMRANPQTPKSAREDDEIATLRGDIARLRRELKEGTQEHGE